The following coding sequences lie in one Arthrobacter sp. SLBN-122 genomic window:
- a CDS encoding NRAMP family divalent metal transporter, whose protein sequence is MKRLLGVALGVLTAIGGFVDIGDLVTNAVVGSRFGMSMVWVVAVGVVGICLFANMSGRVAAASGRATFEVIRERLGARAGLANLSASFLINLMTVTAELGGIALALQLASSLYYLLWIPVAALAVWLVIWRVRFTIMENVTGLLGLSLITFIVALFLLKPDWGALAGQLMPAVPEQETLWTYSYYAIALFGAAMTPYEVFFFSSGAVEEGWTVKDLVQERINVLVGFPLGGLLSVAIAACATVVLLPAGISVTSLSQVVLPVAEGAGKLGLAILLVGFVAATFGAALETTLSSGYTLAQFFGWSWGKFRRPAQAARFHLSMIVCLLIGIAVLATGVDPVQVTEYSVVFSAIALPLTYLPVLIVANDPQYMREHVNGRAVNVLGMVYLVIIMVASLAAIPLMIVTGAGS, encoded by the coding sequence ATGAAGCGGCTCCTCGGCGTCGCGCTCGGGGTCCTCACTGCCATCGGCGGGTTCGTGGACATTGGGGATTTGGTGACCAACGCTGTCGTCGGTTCCCGCTTCGGAATGTCAATGGTGTGGGTGGTGGCCGTCGGCGTGGTGGGCATCTGCCTGTTCGCCAACATGTCCGGCCGGGTGGCGGCGGCATCGGGGCGGGCCACCTTCGAAGTGATCCGCGAACGCCTTGGCGCGCGGGCAGGGCTGGCCAACCTCTCGGCGTCCTTCCTGATCAACCTGATGACCGTCACCGCGGAGTTGGGCGGCATTGCCCTTGCCCTGCAGCTGGCCAGCAGTCTGTATTACCTTCTGTGGATCCCTGTAGCGGCACTGGCCGTGTGGCTGGTCATCTGGCGCGTGCGGTTCACCATCATGGAAAACGTGACGGGGTTGCTGGGCCTGTCACTGATCACCTTCATCGTGGCGCTGTTCCTGCTGAAGCCCGATTGGGGCGCCTTGGCGGGGCAGCTGATGCCTGCCGTCCCGGAGCAGGAAACCTTGTGGACATACAGCTACTACGCCATTGCCCTGTTTGGCGCAGCCATGACTCCCTATGAAGTTTTCTTCTTTTCCTCCGGCGCAGTGGAGGAAGGCTGGACCGTGAAGGACCTGGTGCAGGAACGGATCAACGTCCTGGTGGGGTTCCCGCTGGGCGGCCTGCTGTCCGTGGCCATCGCCGCGTGCGCCACGGTGGTGCTCCTGCCGGCCGGCATCTCCGTTACGTCCCTGTCCCAGGTGGTGCTCCCCGTGGCGGAGGGGGCCGGGAAACTGGGCCTGGCCATCCTGCTGGTGGGCTTCGTGGCCGCTACCTTTGGCGCCGCCCTGGAGACCACCCTCTCGTCCGGCTACACCCTGGCCCAGTTCTTCGGCTGGTCCTGGGGCAAGTTCCGGCGGCCGGCGCAAGCCGCCCGATTCCACCTTTCGATGATCGTTTGCCTGCTGATCGGCATCGCGGTCCTGGCTACCGGCGTGGACCCGGTGCAGGTGACCGAATACTCCGTGGTGTTCTCCGCCATTGCCCTGCCGCTGACGTACCTGCCCGTCCTCATCGTGGCCAACGACCCCCAGTACATGCGCGAGCACGTGAACGGGCGCGCGGTCAACGTGCTGGGGATGGTCTATCTGGTGATCATCATGGTGGCTTCGCTCGCCGCCATTCCGCTCATGATTGTGACAGGAGCCGGCTCATGA
- a CDS encoding FadR/GntR family transcriptional regulator, with product MSTATVQDGDEVHHGGPSPAAQGRVIEAVGVAIASGELVPGTRLTLEGLQHEYGISRTVARDTMKVLESMNLVYSRRRVGIVVQEPSLWNVFDPNLVRWRLASDRRDLQYSSLTELRIAVEPIAAAGAARRASAAERAQLVSLAHDLRRLGEAGDLQAFLAADIAFHQLLLRSCGNEMFRALEGMIAEVLTSRTRQGLMPFKPRSEALQAHEAVATAVAGGDTAEAERAMHHILDEVREAMGLH from the coding sequence ATGTCGACGGCGACAGTCCAGGACGGCGATGAAGTGCACCACGGCGGTCCCTCCCCGGCGGCGCAGGGCCGCGTTATTGAGGCGGTGGGGGTTGCCATAGCTTCCGGGGAACTCGTCCCCGGCACCCGGCTCACCCTCGAAGGGCTGCAGCACGAGTACGGAATCTCGCGGACGGTTGCCCGGGACACCATGAAGGTCCTGGAATCGATGAACCTGGTCTACTCGCGGCGCCGCGTGGGCATTGTGGTGCAGGAACCCTCACTCTGGAACGTTTTCGACCCGAACCTGGTGCGCTGGCGGCTGGCCTCGGACCGGCGGGACCTGCAGTACAGCAGCCTCACCGAGCTGCGCATCGCCGTCGAACCCATCGCCGCCGCGGGCGCGGCACGCAGGGCCAGCGCCGCGGAGCGTGCACAACTGGTGTCCCTGGCCCACGACCTCCGCCGGTTGGGCGAGGCCGGCGACCTCCAGGCCTTCCTGGCCGCCGATATCGCTTTCCATCAGCTGCTGCTGCGAAGCTGCGGCAATGAAATGTTCCGCGCCCTGGAAGGGATGATCGCGGAGGTCCTGACCAGCCGGACCCGGCAGGGGCTCATGCCGTTCAAACCGCGGAGCGAGGCACTGCAGGCGCATGAGGCCGTTGCGACAGCCGTAGCCGGCGGCGATACCGCAGAGGCGGAACGGGCCATGCACCACATCCTCGATGAGGTGCGGGAGGCGATGGGGCTGCACTGA
- a CDS encoding alpha/beta fold hydrolase, whose product MEPVRVILLPGSVLPAGPAYGGLLEALGPGVEAAAKDLELYAGDAPPRDWSLDTEADGVLREADRRGWDTFHVVGYSGGGSATLALTASHPERLRSLALLEPAWAGTWDWSPGHRALWKKYDQLDGLPPEEFIRAFMRLGVRDDVVLPPPPPGPPPPWMAKRPAGIGAFIRTFTSYNLDRDRLASFDRPVLFILGGKSNPDDYADNARRLGQVFPDFRLEVFPDRHHFDPPHRIEPQRVAALLREHWAKAESRPGEQ is encoded by the coding sequence ATGGAACCGGTTCGGGTGATCCTGCTGCCGGGAAGTGTCCTTCCCGCCGGCCCTGCCTACGGCGGCCTGCTGGAGGCGCTGGGACCAGGAGTGGAAGCCGCTGCAAAGGACCTGGAGCTTTACGCAGGGGATGCACCGCCGCGGGACTGGAGCCTGGACACCGAGGCGGACGGCGTGCTCCGCGAGGCCGACCGGCGCGGCTGGGATACCTTCCACGTGGTGGGATACTCCGGCGGCGGCTCAGCCACCCTGGCCCTGACGGCATCGCACCCCGAACGGCTCCGCAGCCTGGCACTGCTCGAACCCGCATGGGCAGGCACCTGGGACTGGAGCCCAGGGCACAGGGCGCTGTGGAAGAAATATGACCAGTTGGACGGACTTCCGCCGGAGGAGTTCATCCGCGCCTTCATGCGGCTGGGCGTGAGGGACGACGTCGTCCTGCCGCCTCCGCCGCCCGGCCCGCCGCCGCCGTGGATGGCCAAGCGGCCGGCAGGGATCGGAGCGTTCATCAGGACCTTCACGTCGTACAACCTGGACCGGGACCGCCTGGCCTCCTTCGACCGTCCGGTGCTGTTCATCCTGGGCGGCAAAAGCAATCCTGATGACTACGCCGACAACGCCAGGCGCCTGGGCCAGGTCTTCCCTGACTTCCGGCTTGAGGTGTTTCCGGACCGCCACCATTTTGATCCGCCGCACCGGATCGAGCCGCAACGGGTTGCTGCGCTGCTCAGGGAGCACTGGGCAAAGGCCGAGAGCCGCCCCGGGGAACAGTAA
- a CDS encoding response regulator, translating into MEIPAAPLDSRRSPAWTARIFILNDHEPVRRGLRDLLESDGFVIAGESGSAAEAARLIPLLEPDLAVLDDRLPDGTGIEVCRELRATAPGVRCLILTSWDEPHAVRAAVLAGASGYVLKQVRDNNQLVDAIRSAAAGSSLLRPGVRERIAESLYAASSASWLDSLTERERNVLAFMARGLTNRQIGQELVLADESVAACVSSVLQKLGFRRRSQLIPVPIPRAWELLH; encoded by the coding sequence ATGGAAATACCTGCAGCACCACTGGATTCACGTCGGTCTCCGGCCTGGACCGCCCGGATCTTCATCCTCAATGACCATGAACCGGTGCGGCGGGGACTGAGGGACCTGCTCGAAAGCGATGGGTTCGTTATCGCTGGTGAAAGCGGATCGGCGGCAGAGGCCGCGCGCCTGATTCCCCTCCTGGAACCTGACCTCGCGGTGTTGGATGACAGGCTCCCGGACGGGACCGGGATCGAAGTCTGCCGCGAGCTTCGCGCCACCGCCCCCGGAGTCCGGTGCCTGATCCTGACAAGTTGGGATGAACCGCATGCCGTGCGGGCAGCCGTTCTGGCGGGCGCCTCTGGATACGTGCTGAAGCAGGTGCGGGACAACAACCAACTGGTGGATGCCATCCGCAGCGCCGCCGCCGGCAGTTCACTGTTGCGGCCGGGGGTGAGGGAGAGGATTGCGGAAAGCCTTTACGCAGCTTCCTCCGCGTCCTGGCTGGACAGCCTGACGGAGAGGGAGCGGAACGTCCTTGCTTTCATGGCCCGCGGCCTGACGAACCGGCAGATCGGGCAGGAGCTGGTGCTGGCAGATGAGTCGGTGGCTGCCTGTGTATCCTCAGTACTGCAGAAGCTGGGCTTCCGGCGCCGCAGCCAGCTGATTCCGGTGCCAATCCCGCGCGCGTGGGAACTGCTGCACTGA
- a CDS encoding PRC-barrel domain-containing protein, with protein MILGDLLGTPVHDADGGRLGRVADARFVLDGPPHQLMAEPRLLGLVVSPHSVASFLGYERNGLTRPWLLARILRWRHRGSFLVLWEDIAMVGPRSVRLRPGFTRYNTMLEGGGQV; from the coding sequence ATGATCCTCGGTGACCTGCTGGGGACGCCGGTCCACGACGCCGACGGCGGACGGCTGGGCCGCGTTGCCGACGCCCGGTTCGTGCTGGACGGGCCGCCGCACCAGCTGATGGCGGAGCCGCGGCTGCTGGGGTTGGTGGTCAGCCCGCATAGCGTTGCGTCGTTCCTGGGGTACGAGCGGAACGGCCTCACCCGGCCCTGGCTGCTGGCCCGGATACTGCGCTGGCGGCACCGCGGCTCATTCCTGGTGCTGTGGGAGGACATCGCGATGGTGGGCCCGCGCTCGGTCCGGCTCCGCCCCGGATTCACCCGTTACAACACGATGCTGGAGGGCGGCGGGCAGGTTTAG
- a CDS encoding plastocyanin/azurin family copper-binding protein, whose protein sequence is MAAAGPASADGGDHRTWQVQVGSESWDQEIQGMAFLPSEIFINEGDTIHWRANSAEIHTVTFLASGQSLQPFDPFNDDELQQRGKNHYDGKSYYNSGIMANVDVPGFPTVKDYSLTFPWKGDFTYYCLVHGMVMKGAVHVRDRGTDYPYSQADYDRRSAAQEHSIIRDGERLDASLADDATNHRVIAGGDDGVAMVMRFVQPTVTVHVGDWVTFANTGMGAPHTVTFGTEPANIFAPSGTPDNFTGGDLNSGFMPPGAVFKVKFQTEGTFRYICALHDYMGMVGKVKVVD, encoded by the coding sequence TTGGCTGCAGCCGGCCCCGCATCGGCGGACGGAGGGGACCACCGGACCTGGCAGGTGCAGGTGGGCTCTGAATCCTGGGACCAGGAGATCCAAGGCATGGCGTTCCTCCCGTCAGAGATTTTTATCAATGAGGGAGACACCATTCATTGGCGGGCCAACTCCGCAGAAATCCATACCGTCACGTTCCTGGCGTCGGGCCAGTCGCTGCAACCATTCGATCCGTTCAATGACGATGAGCTGCAACAGCGCGGAAAGAATCACTATGACGGAAAGTCCTACTACAACTCGGGCATCATGGCCAACGTGGACGTGCCCGGCTTCCCGACTGTCAAGGACTACAGCCTGACGTTCCCCTGGAAAGGTGACTTCACTTACTACTGCCTGGTCCATGGCATGGTGATGAAGGGTGCAGTCCATGTACGGGATCGTGGGACGGACTACCCCTACAGCCAGGCGGACTACGATCGCAGATCAGCGGCGCAGGAGCATTCCATCATTCGCGACGGCGAACGGCTCGACGCCTCGCTGGCTGACGACGCCACGAACCATAGGGTCATCGCCGGCGGTGACGACGGCGTGGCGATGGTCATGCGCTTCGTCCAGCCGACCGTGACGGTCCACGTGGGCGACTGGGTGACCTTCGCGAATACAGGCATGGGCGCTCCCCATACCGTCACGTTTGGTACCGAGCCGGCGAACATTTTCGCCCCATCCGGCACGCCTGATAATTTCACCGGCGGTGACCTCAACTCTGGATTCATGCCTCCCGGGGCGGTCTTCAAGGTGAAGTTCCAGACCGAAGGAACGTTCAGGTACATCTGCGCACTCCATGACTACATGGGCATGGTGGGCAAGGTGAAAGTCGTCGACTGA
- a CDS encoding TfoX/Sxy family protein: protein MEMPKASEEDKERFRRVVPDHPGVVVKPMFGNLGAFINGNMFAGLFGSTIGVKLSPEDKEMLESSERTVPFGPAERPMGGYTGLPEVWNEEGDGDDTRARAWAEKALGYIASLPPKEPREPKARTARTARAAAK, encoded by the coding sequence ATGGAGATGCCCAAGGCAAGCGAGGAAGACAAAGAACGGTTCCGGCGCGTGGTCCCTGACCATCCGGGGGTGGTGGTGAAGCCGATGTTCGGCAACCTCGGCGCGTTCATCAACGGCAACATGTTCGCCGGGCTGTTCGGGTCCACCATCGGCGTGAAGCTCTCCCCGGAGGACAAGGAGATGCTGGAGTCATCCGAGCGGACCGTGCCGTTCGGCCCGGCGGAGCGGCCCATGGGCGGATACACCGGGCTGCCGGAGGTCTGGAACGAAGAGGGCGACGGCGATGACACCCGGGCGCGGGCATGGGCCGAAAAGGCGCTGGGTTACATCGCGTCCCTGCCGCCCAAAGAGCCCAGGGAGCCCAAGGCAAGGACTGCCAGGACTGCCCGGGCGGCAGCGAAGTAG
- a CDS encoding gluconokinase, with the protein MQYPATHLVVMGVAGSGKSTLAAALSQQLGWACAEADEFHPEANITKMSQGIALQDEDRWPWLEEIRSWMTAQAAAGKSTVLTCSALKRGYRELLSGAEGRVIFLHLDGGPDLISQRMQGRVGHFMPPTLLPSQLATLEPLSQEELDAGSLRLDISRSPEELVAVVVRALNLPSGQAPTAS; encoded by the coding sequence ATGCAGTATCCAGCCACACACCTGGTGGTCATGGGCGTCGCCGGTTCCGGCAAATCCACCCTGGCAGCTGCCTTGTCCCAACAGTTGGGATGGGCCTGTGCCGAAGCGGATGAATTCCACCCGGAAGCGAACATCACCAAGATGAGCCAGGGCATTGCCCTCCAGGATGAGGACCGCTGGCCCTGGCTTGAGGAGATCCGCAGCTGGATGACCGCTCAGGCTGCTGCCGGCAAGAGCACCGTCCTCACCTGCTCCGCGCTTAAGCGAGGCTACCGTGAGCTGCTCTCCGGCGCCGAAGGCCGGGTCATCTTCCTCCACCTCGACGGCGGTCCGGACCTGATCAGCCAGCGGATGCAGGGGCGCGTGGGCCACTTCATGCCGCCCACCCTGCTGCCCAGCCAGCTGGCAACCCTTGAGCCACTCAGCCAGGAAGAGCTGGACGCAGGCAGCCTCCGCCTCGACATCTCGCGCTCACCCGAAGAGCTGGTCGCCGTCGTCGTGCGGGCCCTCAACCTCCCCTCCGGCCAAGCGCCCACAGCGTCCTGA
- a CDS encoding plasmid pRiA4b ORF-3 family protein, whose translation MPTAGTVQGLDLQISIEDSEPLIWRRVHLPETLTIGQFHLAVQAAFGWENRHLYGVRGTDSAGRERRIVGIDDETEDLHAEPASSVVLSELLNPQKPGTSFDYDYDFGDSWIHRVELVGTAELQPGEMLCVEGARRGAIEDSGGPHGYRQLVEAVQDSSHPEHQEATSWA comes from the coding sequence ATGCCAACAGCTGGAACAGTCCAGGGTCTGGACCTTCAAATCAGCATTGAGGACAGCGAGCCGCTGATTTGGCGCCGCGTGCACCTCCCCGAAACTCTGACTATCGGCCAATTCCACCTGGCCGTGCAGGCAGCCTTTGGATGGGAGAACCGCCATCTCTACGGCGTGCGCGGGACAGACTCTGCGGGCCGTGAGCGCAGGATCGTTGGGATCGACGACGAAACGGAGGACCTGCACGCAGAGCCCGCGTCCAGCGTCGTCCTCTCCGAACTTCTTAATCCACAGAAGCCAGGGACGTCTTTCGATTACGACTATGACTTCGGGGATTCGTGGATTCACCGTGTGGAACTCGTGGGAACAGCAGAGCTTCAGCCGGGTGAGATGTTGTGTGTTGAGGGTGCCCGGCGCGGGGCGATCGAGGACTCAGGCGGCCCACACGGTTATAGGCAACTGGTCGAAGCGGTTCAGGACTCATCGCATCCGGAGCACCAGGAGGCTACATCCTGGGCTTAG
- a CDS encoding cold-shock protein: MATGTVKWFNAEKGFGFISPDDSSQDVFAHYSAINSSGFRSLEENQKVSFDTEQGPKGPQATNIQAL, encoded by the coding sequence ATGGCTACTGGTACCGTCAAATGGTTTAACGCTGAAAAGGGCTTCGGCTTCATCTCCCCGGACGACTCCTCGCAGGACGTTTTCGCGCACTACTCCGCGATCAACTCCTCCGGCTTCCGCTCCCTCGAAGAGAACCAGAAGGTTTCCTTCGACACCGAGCAGGGCCCCAAGGGTCCCCAGGCCACCAACATCCAGGCTCTCTAA